The following proteins are co-located in the Tardibacter chloracetimidivorans genome:
- a CDS encoding universal stress protein — MVWTNILVPVLGATSDAQPLSVAKALAAPFDATISVVFASPSAHSLFNWANEGGFGVTDVAVAAIQEETERGRARWREFLEALDYSKSLFEAVTTDGWLGLRTATRLADVVVWERSAAGGHGFFASAFQQISLDERRPAFLADRPPEVGGTIAVAWDGGREASRALRRAVPLLQKADRVVLLTVPHAMARPCDGARAVQYLDDHGIRASTDVVHTHGDASPAILNAARKMDTNILVAGAFGHPRLQRFIFGGTTQYLLESQFRPRIVPVALKERVVWTVRHLQTAASRALFGYTTRIRSIRSCVESTVQKVRQRLELISYYDIYI; from the coding sequence ATGGTCTGGACCAACATTCTCGTGCCTGTTCTTGGGGCCACCAGCGATGCACAGCCGCTGTCAGTCGCAAAGGCGCTCGCCGCCCCGTTTGATGCGACCATCTCCGTGGTGTTCGCTTCGCCATCGGCACACAGTCTCTTCAATTGGGCGAACGAAGGCGGGTTCGGTGTGACCGATGTTGCGGTGGCCGCGATCCAGGAGGAGACCGAGCGTGGGCGCGCGCGGTGGCGCGAATTTCTGGAAGCGCTGGATTATTCCAAGAGCCTGTTCGAGGCGGTGACCACGGACGGCTGGCTCGGGCTACGGACCGCCACCCGCTTGGCCGATGTCGTTGTCTGGGAACGATCGGCCGCGGGCGGTCACGGCTTCTTTGCCAGCGCATTCCAGCAGATTTCGCTCGACGAACGCCGGCCGGCATTCCTGGCCGACAGACCACCGGAAGTCGGGGGAACAATTGCGGTCGCATGGGACGGCGGACGCGAAGCGTCTCGGGCTCTCCGGCGGGCGGTCCCGCTGCTCCAAAAGGCTGATCGCGTCGTTCTCCTGACGGTCCCCCATGCGATGGCGCGGCCGTGCGATGGTGCGCGCGCGGTCCAATATCTTGACGATCATGGCATCCGTGCTTCAACAGATGTGGTGCACACGCATGGCGACGCCAGCCCGGCGATTCTCAATGCCGCCAGGAAAATGGACACGAATATCCTGGTCGCCGGCGCGTTTGGTCACCCGCGACTCCAGCGATTCATCTTTGGTGGCACGACGCAATATCTGCTGGAGAGCCAGTTCCGACCCCGCATTGTTCCTGTCGCACTGAAAGAGCGTGTCGTCTGGACTGTCAGACATCTGCAAACGGCCGCAAGCCGCGCACTTTTCGGCTATACCACCCGCATTCGATCGATACGGTCGTGTGTTGAATCCACGGTCCAAAAGGTCCGGCAGCGACTTGAATTAATATCGTACTACGATATATACATATAA
- the rnk gene encoding nucleoside diphosphate kinase regulator — protein MKTTSAARRPSIHLIDSEADSLTNLADSVEERLPQVSELLIGEIARATIHTADRLPRDVVAMLSTVEFSDAASGTTRIVQLVYPREADISAGRISILTPIGAGLIGLREGQSIVWPDREGNERKLTIVKVTQNGLSPAPTT, from the coding sequence ATGAAGACCACAAGCGCGGCCCGCAGGCCGTCCATCCATTTGATCGATAGTGAAGCGGACTCACTTACCAATCTTGCCGATAGCGTCGAAGAACGACTCCCCCAGGTCAGCGAACTCCTTATCGGCGAGATCGCGCGCGCGACCATTCACACGGCCGACCGCCTGCCTCGCGATGTGGTCGCGATGCTCTCGACGGTTGAGTTTAGCGATGCCGCAAGCGGGACGACGCGGATTGTACAACTCGTGTATCCGCGCGAGGCAGATATCTCGGCGGGCCGCATTTCCATTCTCACGCCGATAGGCGCGGGTCTCATCGGCCTGCGCGAAGGCCAGTCGATTGTCTGGCCCGATCGCGAAGGCAATGAGCGCAAGCTGACCATCGTCAAGGTCACCCAAAATGGCCTGTCGCCAGCACCCACGACGTGA
- a CDS encoding Glu/Leu/Phe/Val family dehydrogenase, which produces MAADEYATIVGKVTPAVITCKPIALGGSLGRDPATARGGFYLLRHLETELGVGPGSRVAIQGFGNAGSHMARLLRAAGYKVIAVSDSRAAVGASDGLDIEALLEAKRTSGLQGLAGTNGITALDPHTIVGVDCEILVPAALENLIHRDNAGDVRAKVVLELAYGPLTPEADDILSANNVIVLPDILANAVAVTVSYFEWVQNRQGYYWTVSEIHDRLKAGMEAEGRAIWALSASRGISMRSAAYVHALQRLAEATEAHGTQQFFTS; this is translated from the coding sequence ATGGCCGCCGATGAATATGCCACGATCGTCGGCAAGGTCACCCCGGCCGTGATCACCTGCAAGCCGATCGCGCTCGGTGGGTCGCTTGGCCGCGACCCTGCGACGGCGCGCGGGGGCTTCTATTTACTGCGGCATCTGGAGACTGAACTCGGGGTGGGACCGGGCTCGCGCGTCGCCATTCAGGGCTTTGGCAATGCCGGCAGCCACATGGCGCGTCTGCTGAGGGCGGCCGGCTACAAGGTCATCGCCGTCTCCGACTCGCGAGCGGCGGTCGGCGCCTCCGACGGTCTCGATATCGAAGCGCTGTTGGAAGCGAAACGGACCAGCGGTCTGCAGGGTCTCGCCGGAACTAACGGCATCACCGCGCTCGATCCCCATACGATCGTCGGCGTTGACTGCGAAATCCTGGTCCCTGCGGCGCTGGAGAATCTCATCCACCGCGACAATGCCGGTGATGTGCGTGCAAAAGTGGTCCTTGAGCTTGCCTACGGCCCGTTGACCCCAGAGGCCGATGACATCCTGTCGGCCAACAATGTCATCGTCCTGCCGGATATTCTGGCAAATGCGGTCGCGGTCACCGTTTCCTATTTTGAATGGGTGCAAAATCGCCAAGGCTATTACTGGACCGTTTCAGAAATCCACGATCGCCTGAAGGCCGGTATGGAAGCCGAAGGGCGGGCCATTTGGGCGCTCTCGGCGTCTCGCGGCATCAGCATGCGCAGCGCAGCCTATGTCCATGCCTTGCAGCGGCTTGCCGAGGCAACTGAAGCGCATGGAACACAGCAGTTCTTTACGTCCTGA
- a CDS encoding rod shape-determining protein, which produces MAFDVGTANLRVISSERGILFDEPSICCFDADDYNGALVAAGAKALPMADRTPPKLRIGRPLRRGVLQDLAAARALLRYAGECVGVRGRISAKSTLIGVPADATQAERRAFMTAARDANLGVVQLVSEPVVAAIGAGLPIMEATGCMLVECGAGTTEVVVISLGGVCVSRTVRVGGASLDQAITDFLHLRHKFLIGEQSAERLKLELADESVTGSGADCDMQVRGRCIEAGLPTVLTLPRQAFDDVLVKHFTMIVEAVVDTLNETPPELSHDILERGIILTGGSAPFPLLSTMLAKATGLDVMVADDSRYCVARGLQALLAG; this is translated from the coding sequence TTGGCATTTGACGTCGGCACAGCGAATCTGCGCGTCATTTCATCCGAGCGCGGTATTCTGTTCGACGAGCCGTCGATCTGCTGCTTTGACGCCGATGACTATAACGGTGCATTGGTCGCAGCGGGCGCCAAGGCGTTGCCGATGGCAGACCGTACGCCGCCAAAGCTGCGGATCGGACGGCCCCTCCGTCGTGGAGTTCTGCAGGATCTCGCTGCGGCGCGGGCCCTGCTACGCTATGCTGGTGAATGTGTTGGCGTACGCGGGCGTATATCGGCCAAATCAACGCTCATTGGCGTCCCGGCCGATGCTACGCAGGCCGAACGGCGCGCATTTATGACCGCTGCGCGTGACGCGAACCTTGGGGTTGTTCAACTCGTCAGCGAACCCGTGGTCGCGGCGATCGGTGCAGGGCTCCCCATCATGGAGGCAACGGGATGCATGCTGGTCGAGTGCGGGGCGGGCACGACCGAGGTGGTGGTCATCTCCTTAGGCGGTGTGTGCGTCAGCCGGACGGTGCGGGTCGGTGGCGCCAGCCTTGACCAGGCCATCACCGATTTCCTGCATTTGCGCCATAAGTTCTTGATCGGAGAGCAATCGGCCGAGAGACTCAAACTCGAACTCGCGGACGAATCCGTGACAGGATCTGGTGCGGACTGCGACATGCAGGTTCGCGGCCGCTGTATTGAGGCGGGATTGCCAACCGTCCTGACCTTGCCGCGGCAAGCCTTCGACGATGTCCTGGTGAAGCATTTTACTATGATCGTCGAAGCGGTGGTCGATACGTTGAACGAGACGCCACCTGAGCTCAGTCACGACATATTGGAGCGCGGTATCATTCTGACCGGCGGCAGTGCGCCATTTCCATTGCTTTCGACGATGTTGGCCAAGGCAACCGGGCTTGATGTCATGGTCGCCGACGATTCCCGCTACTGTGTCGCGCGGGGCCTCCAGGCATTGCTGGCAGGCTGA